The following are encoded together in the Roseovarius sp. EL26 genome:
- a CDS encoding O-antigen ligase family protein: MPNGFAHIVLYSWPLVAFLLFRSLPVRPALIWTIVAGYLLLPSKVGFDLPALPTVDKDLIPIISAALMCLIFARKNKPQHMTERPEGRTAIAEDTVAENTAIADLSFIPQRGKLIFWGLMGLAAISPILTALMNATPVARGVRSIAGLKPYDALAIGSVLLISILPFFLGRRYLASEVSQKLLLKILAIALLLYSVLIAYEIRMSPQINSMVYGFFPHSWIQHIRGNGFRPLVFMPHGLWLSILVAMASASAFAIWRCENGKIGSGKWLMVGVWLFAVLMFSKSLGALALAFIFCPIILFLGVRGQTLVAATFAAIVLVYPMMRSAGLVPVNTIYSAAQSIDDHRAESLLFRFDNEDRILAKARQKPLSGWGGWGRARVFDSRGRDVTTTDGYWVIIISENGWLGYIARFGLMCIPLIMLGLQRRKLQTSMATASLGIVLCIALIDLLPNATISPILWLIAGSVMGRYQTATLLADIQIAKDTAEETYAIPDHLRDVPEPVDGPLAAAPSKLHVRVPR, from the coding sequence ATGCCAAACGGATTTGCTCATATTGTACTTTATTCGTGGCCATTGGTCGCATTTTTACTGTTTCGGTCACTACCGGTTCGCCCTGCACTGATCTGGACAATCGTTGCCGGATATTTACTGCTGCCATCCAAAGTCGGTTTCGACCTTCCTGCCTTACCCACTGTTGATAAAGATCTCATTCCAATCATCAGCGCGGCACTCATGTGCCTGATTTTTGCACGCAAAAACAAACCTCAACATATGACAGAGCGGCCAGAGGGGCGCACTGCGATTGCGGAAGATACTGTCGCGGAAAATACCGCGATTGCAGACCTGAGCTTTATCCCCCAACGCGGCAAATTGATTTTCTGGGGCCTGATGGGGTTGGCTGCCATATCACCAATATTAACAGCACTTATGAATGCAACGCCGGTCGCGAGGGGCGTACGCTCGATCGCGGGCCTGAAGCCCTATGACGCACTTGCGATTGGCTCGGTATTACTGATTTCAATTCTGCCATTTTTCCTTGGTCGTCGCTATTTGGCATCTGAAGTTTCACAAAAACTTTTGCTGAAAATTCTGGCCATCGCCCTCTTGCTGTATTCAGTATTGATTGCCTATGAAATCCGTATGAGCCCGCAAATCAACAGCATGGTTTATGGATTTTTCCCACATTCATGGATCCAGCACATTCGCGGAAATGGGTTTCGGCCATTGGTGTTTATGCCCCATGGTCTCTGGCTTTCGATCTTGGTGGCAATGGCAAGTGCATCGGCTTTTGCGATCTGGCGCTGTGAGAACGGTAAAATTGGATCCGGAAAGTGGTTAATGGTCGGGGTCTGGCTGTTTGCTGTTCTCATGTTCAGCAAGTCTCTTGGCGCGCTCGCTTTGGCGTTCATCTTTTGCCCAATTATATTATTTCTCGGCGTTCGTGGGCAAACATTGGTCGCGGCTACATTTGCGGCCATAGTGCTTGTCTATCCGATGATGCGCAGTGCAGGCCTCGTTCCCGTCAATACCATTTACAGCGCTGCGCAAAGCATTGATGATCATCGCGCAGAGTCGTTGTTGTTTCGCTTTGATAACGAGGATCGCATTCTGGCAAAGGCGCGCCAAAAACCCCTGTCTGGATGGGGTGGATGGGGTCGCGCACGTGTCTTTGACAGCCGTGGGCGTGATGTGACAACGACCGACGGCTATTGGGTGATCATCATTAGTGAAAACGGGTGGCTGGGTTATATCGCCCGGTTTGGGCTGATGTGTATTCCACTGATCATGCTGGGGTTACAAAGACGCAAACTGCAGACCAGCATGGCCACCGCCTCCTTAGGGATTGTCTTGTGTATCGCTCTTATTGATCTGCTGCCAAATGCGACAATCAGCCCAATCTTGTGGCTGATCGCGGGCTCGGTCATGGGACGATACCAGACCGCAACACTTTTGGCTGATATCCAAATAGCCAAAGACACAGCTGAGGAAACATACGCGATCCCGGATCATCTCAGGGATGTCCCGGAACCTGTGGATGGGCCTTTAGCAGCGGCACCCTCAAAGCTTCACGTCAGAGTTCCCCGTTAG
- a CDS encoding glycosyltransferase — translation MKKQASPPDQTVRVLISVINYRTAELTMQCVQSVLDDLGDIEGRIAIVDNASGDDSVEKLREWVATLERKAQVSLIESSSNSGFSGGHNQGVSSCEAEYYLILNSDAVLRPGFFKEILNVADENPNTGLFAPSIEYDSGEVQVSCFRFHSPLSELARGAGSGPVSKLVRNHLVALDMPPEPDTIEWASFACIFIRRAVFDTVGLMDEGYFLYFEDTAYCRKARSANWNIKHVQKAVAVHFRGGSGPVKSLAHERKRLPAYYYASRSRMFYQSYGWLGLVGANLCWVLGRVLAFSRVLFGKRIPQANQAEWRDIWINIFSPLGKSYAKKD, via the coding sequence ATGAAAAAGCAAGCCTCCCCCCCAGATCAAACCGTGCGGGTGTTGATCTCGGTGATCAATTACCGAACCGCAGAGCTGACGATGCAATGTGTGCAGTCCGTGTTGGATGATTTGGGAGATATTGAAGGCCGTATTGCCATTGTTGACAATGCATCTGGTGATGATTCGGTTGAAAAACTGAGAGAATGGGTCGCAACATTAGAGCGCAAAGCGCAGGTAAGCCTGATTGAATCTTCATCCAATAGCGGGTTTTCTGGCGGGCATAATCAGGGGGTTTCCAGTTGTGAGGCAGAATATTACCTGATTCTGAATTCGGATGCAGTGCTTAGACCAGGGTTTTTCAAAGAAATTCTGAACGTGGCCGATGAAAATCCAAACACCGGGTTGTTTGCCCCCAGTATCGAGTATGACTCCGGCGAAGTGCAAGTCAGCTGTTTTCGCTTTCATAGCCCATTGAGTGAGCTGGCACGAGGCGCGGGCAGTGGTCCGGTTTCAAAACTGGTGCGAAATCACCTTGTGGCGCTGGACATGCCACCTGAACCAGATACGATCGAATGGGCCAGCTTTGCCTGTATCTTCATCCGGCGGGCAGTGTTTGATACAGTCGGGTTGATGGACGAAGGGTATTTTCTGTATTTTGAAGACACTGCATATTGTCGGAAAGCCCGAAGCGCTAACTGGAACATAAAACATGTACAAAAAGCGGTTGCAGTGCATTTTCGCGGAGGGAGTGGACCAGTGAAGTCTCTGGCGCATGAACGCAAACGTTTGCCAGCATACTACTATGCTTCGCGGTCCAGAATGTTCTATCAATCTTATGGTTGGCTTGGGCTTGTTGGCGCCAATCTGTGCTGGGTTCTGGGGCGCGTTTTGGCCTTCAGCAGGGTTCTTTTTGGCAAACGTATCCCGCAGGCAAATCAGGCCGAATGGCGCGATATCTGGATCAACATATTTTCCCCGTTGGGGAAGAGCTATGCGAAAAAGGACTGA
- a CDS encoding sulfotransferase, with amino-acid sequence MQPDFVIIGAMKCGTSTLATQLGQQDGIFMTDPKEPNFFSDNDQYARGREYYQELFTPALPNDIKGEASTHYTKLPTYPETVSRMIAALDQPKLIYMVRNPIARAVSHYIHEWSTGVIQSDIETALENDAELVDYGCYGRQIMPFVTAFGAENIYLTSLEEVQADPQTALAGVCRFLGHESAVKWHEEQAQMNRSAERIRKFPMHGLLFDNPVARAARRALVPQRLRDKIKQSRQMSDRPEMSEQSKVRLQGIFAKDREILAGIFPTHSALQLCYPFVDDE; translated from the coding sequence GTGCAGCCTGATTTTGTGATCATAGGGGCGATGAAATGCGGCACCAGTACGCTCGCGACGCAGTTGGGGCAGCAGGACGGGATCTTTATGACCGACCCCAAAGAACCAAACTTTTTCTCTGATAATGATCAATACGCACGCGGGCGGGAATACTATCAAGAATTGTTCACGCCAGCGCTACCAAACGATATCAAGGGCGAGGCCAGCACTCACTACACCAAGTTGCCGACCTATCCTGAAACTGTGTCCCGAATGATTGCGGCTTTGGATCAGCCGAAACTGATCTATATGGTCCGAAATCCAATTGCGCGGGCCGTGTCCCATTACATTCATGAATGGAGCACGGGCGTGATACAAAGTGATATTGAAACGGCGCTTGAGAACGATGCCGAGCTGGTCGACTACGGTTGTTACGGACGCCAGATCATGCCGTTTGTTACGGCTTTTGGAGCGGAAAATATATACCTGACCAGCCTCGAAGAGGTCCAAGCCGATCCGCAAACGGCACTGGCAGGGGTCTGCAGGTTTCTTGGTCACGAAAGTGCTGTGAAATGGCACGAAGAACAGGCGCAGATGAATCGATCCGCTGAAAGAATTCGTAAATTCCCGATGCATGGCCTGCTGTTTGATAACCCTGTCGCACGCGCCGCACGCCGTGCGTTGGTGCCACAGCGGTTGCGGGATAAGATCAAGCAAAGCCGCCAGATGTCAGACCGCCCTGAGATGTCAGAGCAAAGCAAAGTGCGGCTGCAGGGTATCTTTGCCAAAGACCGCGAGATCCTTGCTGGAATTTTCCCGACTCATTCTGCGCTGCAGCTCTGTTATCCGTTTGTTGACGATGAATAA
- a CDS encoding glycosyltransferase family 2 protein, whose translation MPRIGVVIIGRNEGERLLRCLHSVPAWVERTVYVDSGSTDGSGAAAITAGAILHELDLSTAFTAARARNEGLARLTADDEVDFVQFIDGDCELREGWIEAAVTFLQDRPDVAATCGRRRERFPEASVYNRLCDWEWDTTIGQARACGGDALMRVDALQQVNGFDPSLIAGEEPELCLRLRAKGWKIWRLDLEMTWHDAAMTRLGQWWKRNRRAGFAYAEGFDMHGTPPERHRAREVRRALFWAGLPLAMVLAALLISPWVLSGLLVFPLQVLRLMMRDSALGPAAFERAFFMTFAKWPEAQGVMEYHLRKRTGGKAKIIEYK comes from the coding sequence ATGCCCCGGATAGGTGTTGTGATCATTGGCCGCAACGAAGGTGAACGCTTGCTGCGCTGCCTGCATTCCGTTCCTGCATGGGTAGAGCGCACGGTCTATGTGGATTCCGGTTCAACAGACGGAAGTGGCGCAGCGGCGATAACGGCTGGCGCGATCTTGCATGAACTGGACCTGAGCACAGCATTCACCGCCGCCCGCGCCCGAAATGAAGGTTTGGCCCGATTGACGGCAGATGATGAGGTGGACTTTGTTCAGTTCATCGATGGCGATTGTGAGCTGCGCGAAGGTTGGATCGAAGCGGCTGTCACCTTTTTGCAAGACCGCCCTGATGTTGCTGCCACTTGTGGCAGGCGACGCGAAAGATTTCCTGAGGCATCGGTTTACAACCGGCTGTGCGATTGGGAATGGGATACGACAATTGGACAAGCGCGTGCCTGTGGTGGAGATGCCTTGATGCGGGTAGATGCCCTGCAGCAGGTGAATGGCTTTGACCCCAGTTTGATTGCCGGAGAAGAGCCTGAACTTTGCCTGCGTTTGCGTGCAAAGGGATGGAAAATCTGGCGGCTGGATCTTGAGATGACCTGGCACGATGCTGCGATGACGCGACTAGGGCAATGGTGGAAACGCAACCGCCGCGCGGGGTTCGCCTACGCCGAAGGGTTCGATATGCATGGCACCCCACCAGAGCGGCACAGGGCCCGAGAGGTGCGCCGTGCATTGTTTTGGGCCGGGTTGCCTTTGGCCATGGTTCTGGCGGCGCTGCTGATCAGCCCATGGGTTTTATCAGGATTGTTGGTCTTCCCCTTGCAGGTTCTGCGGCTCATGATGCGCGATTCGGCTTTGGGGCCGGCAGCTTTTGAGAGGGCATTTTTCATGACCTTTGCAAAATGGCCCGAAGCGCAGGGCGTCATGGAATATCATCTGCGCAAACGAACTGGCGGCAAAGCCAAAATCATCGAATACAAATAA
- a CDS encoding glycosyltransferase family 2 protein — translation MSNTPDKSRKYLLISPCRNEQDYMRQTLDTVIAQSETPALWVIVDDGSTDDTPEILADYAARHDWIKIVQKPNRGHRAVGPGVVEAFYFGLNSVDMDAFDYLCKLDLDLALPPKYFATLMDRMETEPRLGSCSGKPYFTNDAGRMISEKCGDDMSVGMTKFYRRECFQQIGGFVQEVMWDAIDCHKSRQLGWTVLSWDAPEIRFEHLRPMGSSQKGVLTGRMRHGYGQYYMGSDPLYFTATAIFRMAHPPYVIGGLATFWGYWRSFISRPKKQSDQELAAFIRRYQRLVLRMGKGKAVAKIEAEQAHLWTATYGA, via the coding sequence ATGTCCAATACCCCAGATAAAAGCCGTAAGTACCTTTTGATTTCGCCATGCCGAAATGAGCAAGATTATATGCGTCAGACTTTGGATACGGTCATCGCACAATCAGAGACGCCTGCGCTGTGGGTGATCGTCGATGACGGATCTACCGATGATACGCCAGAGATTTTAGCGGATTATGCGGCACGCCATGACTGGATCAAGATCGTGCAAAAGCCAAACCGCGGCCATCGCGCTGTTGGTCCGGGTGTGGTCGAGGCGTTCTATTTTGGCCTCAATAGTGTCGATATGGATGCATTTGATTATCTGTGTAAACTGGATCTCGATCTGGCGCTCCCACCAAAGTATTTTGCGACCCTTATGGACCGGATGGAAACAGAGCCGCGTTTGGGAAGTTGCAGTGGCAAGCCGTATTTCACCAATGATGCCGGGCGGATGATCAGCGAAAAATGCGGTGATGACATGTCGGTCGGTATGACCAAATTTTATCGCCGCGAATGTTTCCAGCAGATTGGCGGCTTTGTGCAAGAGGTCATGTGGGATGCCATCGATTGTCATAAGTCACGGCAACTTGGTTGGACGGTTCTCAGCTGGGATGCACCAGAAATACGATTTGAACACCTGCGACCAATGGGATCCAGCCAAAAGGGTGTGCTTACTGGCCGGATGCGGCATGGTTACGGGCAATACTACATGGGGAGTGATCCACTCTATTTCACGGCGACAGCGATTTTCAGAATGGCGCACCCGCCTTATGTGATTGGTGGTTTGGCAACGTTTTGGGGCTATTGGCGATCGTTCATAAGTCGCCCGAAAAAGCAGTCAGATCAGGAGCTGGCAGCCTTTATTCGCAGATATCAGCGCCTTGTTTTGCGTATGGGAAAGGGCAAAGCCGTTGCCAAGATTGAAGCAGAGCAGGCGCATCTGTGGACTGCCACATATGGTGCATGA
- the xrtD gene encoding VPLPA-CTERM-specific exosortase XrtD, protein MSHTSSYSETNHTTGGLFHWGTFWLLISVIGAAAFFWDGIAELLKAWQLPEYSHGPLIPVLSGLLFLRQLKEVPIDKREASDYWPGVVLLILAVMMAIAGRLVEIRDIVSYALILWVGAILLISFGWKTGKHFWPPVVHLIYMLPLPGALYYGLSTYLQGVSSELGVYFLQLIRVPVYMEGNIIDLGVYKLQVAEACSGLRYLFPILSFSYIFSVLYRGPMWHKAILLISAVPITVFMNSVRIAIAGWIVNHVGLSHVEGFSHFFEGWVIFVVCILLLFLLAWILVKLRSDRIGLIDALDLDTDGLWTQFKRIQLVHPSKAMIGSALLVSALALAWQAVPERDIAAVDREPLLLFPARMGEWRAGPHQPLDPQIEGVLGADDYLSVSLTSNAQEGSVELFVAWYEDQADGGVHSPEVCLPGAGWEIASLEQVDVQPAGSAFTLNEVIIQKGVHRMLAYYWYDQNSTRTASMYQAKVQLMLGKFTEGRNDSAIVRLITPIGQSENIDAARVRLDNALEEVIKPLPRFVP, encoded by the coding sequence ATGTCGCATACTAGTTCATATTCCGAAACCAATCACACCACTGGCGGTCTGTTCCATTGGGGGACATTCTGGCTTTTGATATCGGTTATCGGCGCCGCAGCCTTTTTTTGGGATGGCATTGCCGAACTGCTTAAAGCTTGGCAACTGCCAGAATATAGCCACGGGCCGTTGATCCCGGTTCTGTCGGGCTTGTTGTTTCTCAGACAGCTGAAAGAAGTGCCAATTGATAAGCGCGAGGCGTCTGACTACTGGCCCGGCGTTGTTTTGCTTATTCTTGCGGTCATGATGGCTATTGCGGGCCGGTTGGTCGAAATTCGCGATATTGTCTCTTATGCGCTCATCCTATGGGTTGGAGCGATCTTGCTGATCAGCTTTGGCTGGAAAACCGGAAAGCACTTTTGGCCGCCTGTGGTGCATCTTATCTACATGCTGCCCCTACCCGGGGCGCTTTATTATGGCCTGTCCACATATCTACAAGGTGTCTCGTCTGAGCTGGGCGTCTATTTCCTGCAGCTCATCCGCGTCCCCGTCTATATGGAAGGCAACATCATCGACCTTGGGGTATATAAGCTTCAAGTCGCCGAGGCCTGTTCCGGCTTACGCTATCTGTTTCCAATCCTGAGCTTTTCCTACATCTTCTCTGTGCTCTATCGCGGCCCAATGTGGCACAAAGCGATTTTGCTTATCTCGGCCGTACCAATCACCGTTTTCATGAACTCGGTTCGGATTGCGATCGCCGGATGGATCGTAAACCATGTTGGCCTGAGTCACGTCGAAGGATTTTCGCACTTCTTTGAAGGCTGGGTCATTTTTGTGGTCTGTATCCTTCTGCTGTTCTTGCTGGCTTGGATTTTGGTCAAGCTGAGAAGCGACCGCATCGGGCTGATTGACGCCCTTGATTTAGACACTGATGGTCTGTGGACGCAATTTAAGCGCATTCAGCTTGTTCATCCTTCAAAAGCCATGATCGGTAGCGCACTTCTTGTCTCGGCTCTCGCTTTGGCCTGGCAGGCGGTTCCGGAACGTGACATTGCAGCAGTCGACCGGGAGCCTTTGTTGTTGTTCCCTGCCCGTATGGGCGAATGGCGTGCGGGCCCGCATCAGCCGCTGGATCCACAAATCGAAGGCGTGCTTGGTGCAGATGATTACCTGTCTGTATCTTTGACCAGCAACGCACAGGAAGGCAGTGTCGAACTGTTCGTTGCTTGGTATGAAGATCAGGCCGATGGTGGCGTTCACTCTCCGGAAGTATGCCTGCCCGGTGCCGGCTGGGAAATCGCGAGCCTTGAGCAAGTTGATGTCCAGCCCGCTGGTTCTGCCTTTACCCTCAACGAGGTGATTATCCAAAAAGGCGTTCACCGAATGCTGGCATACTACTGGTATGATCAAAACAGCACACGCACCGCGTCAATGTATCAGGCCAAAGTTCAGCTGATGCTGGGCAAGTTCACCGAGGGGCGAAATGACAGTGCAATCGTTCGTTTGATCACCCCTATCGGCCAGTCGGAGAATATCGATGCGGCGCGGGTACGGTTGGATAATGCACTGGAAGAAGTGATTAAACCATTGCCGCGTTTCGTTCCCTGA
- a CDS encoding DNA recombination protein RmuC, translating into MIQIGDTILSLNDPLVLIALGLTALVLFLLISTSRAAARSARMAEPLAQQMGQLGQRVQGLSDGQHQLAGGLNHVSEAQAAAQANMLQLMEQRLAQVQEQMNQNLHGSARRTAQSLGELQQRLQTIDKAQENITKLSGDVLSLQDILSNKQTRGAFGEIQLNDIVTKALPSDSYTLQHTLSNGKRADCLIHLPNPPGPICIDSKFPLEAYEALRNASNDWEVNEAAKFLRSSVKKHIKDISEKYILDGETADGALMFLPSEAVYAELHANFPELVREGFTARVWIVSPTTCMATLNTMRAILKDARMREQAGAIRRELGLLFADVDRLGTRVENLDRHFNQAAKDISDIKISADKAGRRAKRLDNFDFEELAPETSATVVPLQNTHSDAT; encoded by the coding sequence ATGATCCAGATTGGTGACACCATCCTTTCCCTTAACGATCCCCTGGTCTTGATCGCGCTGGGCTTGACGGCACTGGTGCTGTTTTTGCTGATCAGCACCTCGCGTGCGGCGGCGCGGTCAGCCCGGATGGCAGAGCCTTTGGCACAGCAGATGGGGCAATTGGGCCAGCGGGTGCAGGGCCTGAGCGACGGGCAGCATCAATTGGCAGGTGGGTTGAACCATGTGTCCGAGGCGCAGGCTGCAGCGCAGGCCAATATGTTGCAACTGATGGAGCAGCGTTTGGCGCAGGTGCAAGAGCAGATGAATCAGAACCTGCATGGCTCTGCGCGACGCACGGCGCAATCGTTGGGGGAATTGCAGCAACGGCTGCAAACAATAGACAAGGCGCAAGAAAACATCACCAAACTGTCGGGTGATGTGCTGTCATTGCAGGACATCCTATCCAACAAACAAACCCGTGGGGCATTTGGGGAAATTCAGCTCAATGACATTGTAACCAAGGCCCTGCCATCAGATAGCTACACCCTGCAGCACACATTATCGAATGGCAAACGCGCCGATTGCCTGATCCATCTGCCCAATCCGCCCGGCCCGATATGCATCGACAGCAAATTCCCGCTGGAGGCTTATGAGGCCCTGCGCAACGCCAGCAATGACTGGGAAGTGAATGAGGCGGCGAAATTCCTGCGCAGCTCGGTCAAAAAGCACATCAAGGACATTTCAGAGAAATACATCCTTGATGGTGAAACCGCCGATGGCGCGTTGATGTTCCTGCCCTCCGAGGCGGTTTACGCCGAGTTGCATGCCAATTTCCCGGAGCTTGTCCGCGAAGGTTTTACCGCACGGGTCTGGATCGTGTCGCCAACCACTTGCATGGCAACGCTCAACACCATGCGCGCCATCTTGAAAGATGCCCGTATGCGCGAACAGGCCGGTGCGATCCGGCGAGAGCTGGGACTGCTCTTTGCTGATGTAGATCGGCTGGGCACACGGGTGGAAAACCTGGACCGGCACTTCAATCAAGCCGCCAAGGATATCTCGGATATCAAAATATCCGCTGACAAAGCAGGGCGCCGCGCCAAGCGGCTTGATAACTTTGATTTTGAAGAGCTTGCCCCAGAAACCAGCGCTACGGTCGTGCCACTACAAAACACGCACAGCGATGCGACATGA